From Homo sapiens chromosome 6, GRCh38.p14 Primary Assembly, the proteins below share one genomic window:
- the LOC128092253 gene encoding umcharacterized LOC128092253, whose product METGERARLILILVLQLLLRIRRNRQQRCRRVLSHRSLFPRM is encoded by the coding sequence ATGGAGACTGGGGAGCGCGCCCGTCTCATCCTCATCCTTGTCCTCCAGCTTCTCCTTCGCATCCGACGCAACCGGCAGCAGCGCTGCCGCCGCGTCCTCAGCCACCGCTCCCTCTTCCCACG